The Acidobacteriota bacterium genome includes a region encoding these proteins:
- a CDS encoding HEAT repeat domain-containing protein codes for MALSRVPECDIADPETLGKTLSGFGAAGVEPLLDLLQQGSEHSRIAAAAALARIADVRTREAMIASLEDPSPTVRRQAATALGRIGDIHALDALWDALARPEDPLRREHSAMQTAILAIEDRLAAESPAKRKIPATPEGEAP; via the coding sequence GTGGCCCTCTCCCGCGTGCCGGAATGCGACATTGCGGATCCCGAGACGCTGGGCAAGACCCTCTCCGGATTCGGCGCGGCGGGGGTCGAGCCTCTGCTCGATCTCCTGCAGCAGGGCAGCGAGCACAGCCGCATCGCGGCCGCCGCGGCCTTGGCCCGCATCGCAGACGTGCGTACCCGGGAGGCGATGATCGCCAGTCTCGAGGATCCCTCTCCCACAGTCAGGCGCCAGGCCGCCACGGCACTCGGGCGGATCGGGGACATCCACGCCCTCGATGCCCTGTGGGACGCTCTAGCTCGGCCGGAGGATCCCCTCCGGCGCGAACACAGCGCGATGCAGACGGCCATCCTCGCGATCGAGGACCGACTGGCCGCTGAGAGCCCTGCGAAGCGAAAGATCCCCGCAACCCCTGAAGGGGAGGCGCCATGA